Genomic DNA from Lactuca sativa cultivar Salinas chromosome 8, Lsat_Salinas_v11, whole genome shotgun sequence:
CTTCTTCAATACTCTCCAATTCATCATGTGGGGCCGGATAAATACCGAAAAAACTTaacttttttattgttttttcaaGAGCACCATCAAGTAAAATGTGGACAATGGGGTCGAATAAGTTGTTAGTAAaacacgaatcttgattctttgtGTATTGAATCAAAGAAGGTAAAAATGAGCTTAAAGCACTACCACTATCCCATTTCCATGTGCATAGCATCTCAGCTGCAAGCCAAGCACGTGGGTAATGAGGATGATGTGGCGCCACGTCATTGGACGATGATGTGGACAATTCAAAACCTGCAATAACTCGCGAAATACCGAGTTTGGATATAAGCTTGTCGACAAAACTGGCCATTTGGTGACACTCGGATGCCTGCAAAAATAATAAATAGTTATTTCTTATTTAGCATTGATTctaaacagaagggtaaaatggtcatttactcacaTTGGAAGAAACGATATCGACTTTCAAAGCACCCGATCTTTGTCTATTTTTAATATCAGGAACGATCCACAAAGGCCAAGAAtcatccttcttcaaaagctcatCTAACAACATTTGTTCCTCAATATGCCCTTCACAAAGACTATCCAAAACCTCTAAAACAAAAAGGCATCCAAGAGAAGTCACTTTATCAACATCCAACTTTTCTTCATTAACTACACCCCACCGTATCACCTGCACCAGCATACTACCCAATACTCTCCTACAATCTAAGCTCAAATTCTTAAAAAAAGTATTCATCTCACAACGATAATCATGCACAGATTTACAAAAACCGATTCGATCCACGACTTTAGCGTATGCCACGTCATCAACTCCGTCATAGAACAATGCTGACATGGCATGCTCCCAATCGATGACAAATAACACAGCCAAAATAGATGGAAGTAAGTGTGGATTTTGGGTAAGAGATTTTAATCTGAAAAATGTGCCTTTGAGAACTTCCAATGAAAAAGTGGCTATTTCAAGTACACTTTCATGTTCTTTGATTGTTACGTGTTTTTCAACATTTAGCAATGAATTGGCGTTTCTGACCCAAGTGAAGTTGGAAGTCTGAATGAAAGTTTGTAACTTTTGGAAGATTTCTTCAAAAATCAAGATTGATGTGTTCTCACTTAGTAAGATGATTTGATCCTCTTCTGTTATGCCTCCAAGAACAGCACTAAGATATAATAATCAAATATGAAAAAAGAAGAGTTAGGGAAGTTGAAAGAGTAAAATAATGTCATAGATGCAAAAAGACATAATTACCCACCGGATAAATCGCGCATTGGAAGATCCAAAGGGGGGAGAAGAATGACTAATCAAAAGAGCAGTAGAATCAAGAAGCTCATGATGCCAGTTTTTGGGATCCACTTTCCTCTTTATAATTTCTTCTCTTGTTTTCTCCATGAGAAGTGTCAATACCAAAGTATGATCGGAATCATGGATTCCAGTGGCATGTAAAACTATACTATCCCATTGCTCAGAGAAACACTCATCATCTAGTAATGCAAGCAAGAGATCCAATCTAGCCAAAATGGAGGAGCTATTTGTTTGCAAACACCAAGGGACAAAAATGTCCTTATAATATTGCAAAAACTGCTTCAAGTTCATATCTTTATTTTGTTCTTGCACAATTTCTTGAACAACCTTACGTGGTCCAAATGTTGAAACAGCAACCACCATAAATTTCACAGCATTTGAAGAATCCTAAAATCATCACCAAGAAATTAATTATATGAAAACTCATTATAGTTGATGAAATAATATCAACTTACAATGGtttggattagcttgaaagatTTGGGCAACATGGGGCCCACTAGATACGATAAGGGCCACGAGTCACCTTTTTGCACAGCATGTTTGTCAACTAACAACAAAAATCTGATGATTTTCTCTATGTTTTCACTGTTTTCGGTTTGTTGAAATGCATTTAGACAATTCTCTTCAAATGTTGAGCAAAAGGATGATAAAAGATTGGGATTTAGAGAAAATAAGCTGGAAAGGATCTCAGTTATGCATTTTCCAAATTCTTGGATGTGGTCAATGTTGGTCAACTGCCTGGAGACTGGAACCATGAGGTAGTCATGCCATAATAACTTTAGTAACACTTCATCCACAAGGGTATGCTGAAATTGATGGATTTCTTCTAATCCTTCACAATATCTGATACAAACAAAGTGAGTTAATACTTAATAGCAACTTTCAAAAACTTTTTAATATCATATTCTAGAGTTGAAAGGGTAGTTTTTAACACTTCAATATTTGAAAATTCAAGAAAACAACTCACCTTTCAGCATTTTGTAATGCCCAGAGAAAACATTCACAGTATGACTTAAAAAACACCAATTGATCAGCATTTGAGGACTCTGAATGAACTTTTCCCCCCCAAAAACTCTGAAAGAATTCTAAAAAAAATCTATCCTTTGTTATCGCCTTATCAGGCACACAAtccaaaaacaaaactaaagcTGGGTAGGACACTTGTCGCGATCCAAAGCAACCGTTTCTTAAAAAGCTCCAAAACCGATTAAGCACAATTTTCTGAACACTCAAAGTATTCCAACTCTCAGGGAACCTTCTAGAAAAATGTAGTATTGCTTCCCACATTGAAGAATGACACGTGGGATCCTTTTCTTGAAATGCACCAAGTATTGAAGGTGATAGAGTTTTTATATTTGCTTCATTTAGAGCATGAGGAATGTTTTTGATATAACTTCTGATAAGTGAGTATGCCGCTGATCGGATAGCAGGGCTTGAGGATTTAAGAAACTCCATGAAACATTTATGAACTGAAATTAACTTTTCAGCATGAGATATTGCAGTTGATCTTGCTTTGAGGGCATGTTTTAGTTCAGAATTTGAGTTTTCTGAAGCGTGTTTTTCATTTGTGAGAATATCAAGAAGTGTAGCCAATGATAGTAAGGATGATGAAATAACCTGTAGTCAATGGACAATATGTGGTCAACTAATAACTATAAACACAGTTCTTAAGCTTAGGGGTATATTTGGTACTTTGGTTATGACTTATGATGCATACCTGTTGATGCATCTCTTGTAGCTCATCCAAAGCAACTGCTTTATCAGACATACTTTGTGGAGTGAGCTTCAAATTCTCTTCTAAATACATGAACACATCATCTGTACATAACATTAGAGCATCCAATCTTTTCTCTTGTACAGGAAATGCAGCCTGTTTTGGAGTAAAGAGTAAGCTTGAAAGAAGTGGAAACAAAAAAACAGAGCAAGAGGCATATCTATTTAAGTTAAATTTAAAGGTTTTGACTTTTGACATGAAGGTGCTACTTTTTGCATATGTAACCTGGAATGATCTTTTTGCAGCTTGTGAAACTTCATGAACTGCATCAAACTGAGAAAACCACCAAGGGCCCATCAAAGACTTCAAATGTGGAGCCAATTCTCTCCTGAAATTGTTACAATGAAGAAAGAAAGCCACTAATAagcaacaaaataacaaaaaacaaaaatggTGAATATAAGTTATAACTAAAACATGTTAATGTGTACATATAACATATTCATTATTCTAATGAACATAAAGTAAGCTCGAACCCAACAGTGCTGACAAGATTAGCCATAGTCTCATGCGTAGCTCTGCGAACCTCCCTGTTGTAgtccaacaatagcttcttgtattcAAATGCCTAAACCACAAAACACATGTGTCAAatcaaaaaacaaattaaaacttCATCAGCTAAAGGTAACATGATATTAATGAGTAATGACCAGATTTAACATACCCATTGAGGAATAATTGGTGATACATCCTTTGCAGATTTTTGCTTAAGCAGTGTAGACAAAGTTGTCAAAGCCTTCAGCTGTAGAACCATGAAATGGAGTATCACAAAAAGAAAGTCAAT
This window encodes:
- the LOC111920618 gene encoding E3 ubiquitin-protein ligase listerin, which gives rise to MGRQKGEAARSKARPSSSSLAASLLPSGATAVGFGGYVGSSRIDTSTPITQDTDSPFLDIDAELAQHLKRLARKDPTTKLKALTTLSTLLKQKSAKDVSPIIPQWAFEYKKLLLDYNREVRRATHETMANLVSTVGRELAPHLKSLMGPWWFSQFDAVHEVSQAAKRSFQAAFPVQEKRLDALMLCTDDVFMYLEENLKLTPQSMSDKAVALDELQEMHQQVISSSLLSLATLLDILTNEKHASENSNSELKHALKARSTAISHAEKLISVHKCFMEFLKSSSPAIRSAAYSLIRSYIKNIPHALNEANIKTLSPSILGAFQEKDPTCHSSMWEAILHFSRRFPESWNTLSVQKIVLNRFWSFLRNGCFGSRQVSYPALVLFLDCVPDKAITKDRFFLEFFQSFWGGKVHSESSNADQLVFFKSYCECFLWALQNAERYCEGLEEIHQFQHTLVDEVLLKLLWHDYLMVPVSRQLTNIDHIQEFGKCITEILSSLFSLNPNLLSSFCSTFEENCLNAFQQTENSENIEKIIRFLLLVDKHAVQKGDSWPLSYLVGPMLPKSFKLIQTIDSSNAVKFMVVAVSTFGPRKVVQEIVQEQNKDMNLKQFLQYYKDIFVPWCLQTNSSSILARLDLLLALLDDECFSEQWDSIVLHATGIHDSDHTLVLTLLMEKTREEIIKRKVDPKNWHHELLDSTALLISHSSPPFGSSNARFIRAVLGGITEEDQIILLSENTSILIFEEIFQKLQTFIQTSNFTWVRNANSLLNVEKHVTIKEHESVLEIATFSLEVLKGTFFRLKSLTQNPHLLPSILAVLFVIDWEHAMSALFYDGVDDVAYAKVVDRIGFCKSVHDYRCEMNTFFKNLSLDCRRVLGSMLVQVIRWGVVNEEKLDVDKVTSLGCLFVLEVLDSLCEGHIEEQMLLDELLKKDDSWPLWIVPDIKNRQRSGALKVDIVSSNASECHQMASFVDKLISKLGISRVIAGFELSTSSSNDVAPHHPHYPRAWLAAEMLCTWKWDSGSALSSFLPSLIQYTKNQDSCFTNNLFDPIVHILLDGALEKTIKKLSFFGIYPAPHDELESIEEVFVRSLVAILNTLFGGSIWGKEKAFGLFHLLVDRLFVGEDINLDCLKILPVVMSVLIGPLSSQDDESGNDENDPLKGNQIPDIIKGWIERILSFPPLNTWESGEDMEDWFHLVISCYPIRPTKGTQGFKPQRHITQMERNLLLTLLRNQRFHSATYNTVNKLPVVQMLLSKLTVVTIGYCWTEFNEEDWEFLLYKSRWWIESSVVSMEEIAESVNDIITGTSNSNSNSNSGVPENLRRIVSDFDSIPLKLATNALIAFSMFRGLIRKQTTENENENENDLNPLRAEKFDAIKDRILEGILRLFFSTGATEAIAGSYSSEGCLVISSSRLDDGHFWELVGSSVVDSSVLARDRAIKSFEIWGLSKGAVSSLYSILFTEKPVPCLQYAAYVILSSQPVSDSAFVMEDSSSSLDETEKDPHDLSLTVRLRDEVSRFLEKPSEILYSDLVAPERVNVFLAWSLLISHLLSSSSSSSRTREKLIQHIQDSSNSTILDCIFQHVPLELCTVNIKKKLSELPEGIAEVAAAATRAITDSSVLFAVESLWPVGPDGMASFAGAIYGLMLTTVPAYVRGWFNDIRDRTTSSAIESFTRAWCSPPLITNELSQIKKANLCDENFSVSVSKSANEVVATYTKDETGMDLVIRLPASYSLRPVDVECTRSLGISEVKQRKWLLSMMSFVRNQNGALAEAIGIWKSNFDKEFEGVEECPICYSVIHTANHSLPRLACRTCKHKFHSACLYKWFSTSHKSNCPLCQSPF